A genomic segment from Corylus avellana chromosome ca5, CavTom2PMs-1.0 encodes:
- the LOC132181498 gene encoding uncharacterized protein LOC132181498 translates to MWMLRAAKCIAIRFLASKGTSTTLTASLPSTFYFFEALAATLGANQILYRADTIVAADLLSLATFLLSPIFICEQNLYNKSQLNWHIQAGDLESLMAVNVKKVDL, encoded by the exons ATGTGGATGCTTAGGGCCGCTAAATGTATTGCCATTCGGTTTTTGGCAAGTAAGGGGACCTCCACAACTCTCACTGCCAGTCTGCCATCCACCTTTTACTTCTTCG AGGCACTCGCTGCTACTTTGGGTGCAAACCAGATCCTTTACAG GGCCGACACAATAGTAGCTGCTGACTTGCTGAGTCTTGCGACATTTCTTCTATCACCG ATATTTATCTGTGAGCAAAATTTATATAACAAATCTCAGTTGAATTGGCATATACAGGCGGGTGACTTAGAGAGCTTGATGGCAGTTAATGTGAAAAAGGTGGATTTATGA
- the LOC132182958 gene encoding structural maintenance of chromosomes protein 2-1 has protein sequence MYIKEICLEGFKSYATRTVVPGFDQYFNAITGLNGSGKSNILDSICFVLGITNLQQVRASNLQELVYKQGQAGITKATVSIVFDNSNRSRSPLGYEDHPEITVTRQIVVGGRNKYLINGKLAQPSQVQNLFHSVQLNINNPHFLIMQGRITKVLNMKPPEILSMLEEAAGTRMYETKKESALKTLEKKQTKVDEINKLLDQEILPALEKLRKERTQYMQWANGNAELDRLKRFCIAYEYVQAERIKDNAVCEVEQVKARIAKIDDNTGRAQAEIQEMETKISKLTAEKEASMGTEVKSLSEKVDALSQDLVREVSVLNNKEDTLKSEKENAEKIVSNIEDLKHSVEEKASAVKKAEEGAADLKKRAEELSKNLEENENDYQGVLAGKSSGNEEKCLEDQLGDAKVAVGSAETELKQLKTKIIHCEKELKEKTHQLMSKREEAVSVENELNARRKDVENVKTALESLPCKEGQMEALQKDRASELERVQKLKDEIRNLSGQLANVEFTYRDPVKNFDRSKVKGVIAKLIKVKDSSTMTALEVTAGGKLFNVVADTENTGKQLLQNGNLRRRVTIIPLNKIQSHTVPSRVQHAAVRLVGKENAELALSLVGYEEELKGAMEYVFGSTFVCKTIDAAKEVAFNREIHTPSVTLEGDIFQPSGLLTGGSRKGGGDLLRQLHHLAEAESKLSTHQKRLSEIEAKIAELLPLQKKFMDLKAQLELKSYDLKLFEGRAEQNEHHKLGEIVKRIEQELEEAKSAAKEKQLLYEKCVNAVSLLEKSIKEHDNNREGRLKDLEKKIKAIKTQMQSSSKALKGHENEKERLVMEMEAVVEERASLETQLASLRTQIDSLTSEVEEQKSKVAATRNKHDQVQSELNLIRSKMKECDSQISCILKEQAKLQHKISETNLERKKMENEVKRMEMEQKDCSTKVDKLIEKHAWIASEKLLFGRSGTDYDFASRDPIKAREELEKLQADQSGLEKRVNKKVMAMFEKAEDEYNELMSKKNIIENDKSKIKKVIEELDEKKKETLKVTWVKVNNDFGSIFSTLLPGTMAKLEPPEGCSFLDGLEVRVAFGGVWKQSLSELSGGQRSLLALSLILALLLFKPAPLYILDEVDAALDLSHTQNIGRMIKAHFPHSQFIVVSLKEGMFNNANVLFRTKFVDGVSTVQRTVAAK, from the exons ATGTACATCAAGGAGATATGCTTGGAGGGGTTCAAGTCGTACGCGACGAGGACCGTGGTACCTGGCTTCGACCAGTACTTCAACGCGATAACGGGACTGAACGGGTCGGGCAAGTCGAACATTCTCGACTCGATTTGCTTCGTCCTGGGCATCACGAATTTGCAGCAGGTTAGGGCTTCGAATCTTCAGGAGCTCGTGTACAAGCAAGGCCAGGCCGGGATTACCAAGGCTACTGTCTCCATCGTCTTCGATAACTCCAATAGAAGTCGGAGCCCCCTCGGCTACGAGGACCACCCGGAAATTACTGTTACTCGACAG ATTGTGGTTGGTGGGAGGAACAAATACCTAATAAATGGAAAACTCGCCCAGCCTAGTCAGGTGCAGAATCTTTTCCATTCGGTGCAGCTTAATATTAACAATCCACATTTTCTCATAATGCAAGGGCGCATTACCAAGGTTTTAAATATGAAACCCCCTGAGATTCTGTCTATGCTTGAAGAGGCTGCTGGGACAAGAATGTACGAGACGAAAAAGGAGTCTGCATTGAAAACACTTGAGAAGAAGCAGACTAAGGTTGATGAGATTAACAAGCTTCTTGACCAGGAAATACTGCCCGCTTTGGAGAAGTTGAGGAAAGAACGGACCCAGTACATGCAATGGGCTAATGGCAATGCTGAGTTGGATCGACTTAAAAGGTTTTGCATTGCTTATGAATATGTTCAAGCAGAAAGGATTAAAGACAATGCAGTCTGTGAGGTGGAACAGGTGAAGGCCAGGATTGCCAAGATTGATGACAATACGGGAAGGGCACAAGCAGAAATACAGGAGATGGAgactaaaatatcaaaattgacTGCTGAAAAGGAAGCAAGTATGGGTACGGAAGTTAAATCTTTGTCAGAGAAAGTTGATGCACTTTCTCAAGATCTTGTGAGGGAAGTATCTGTACTGAACAATAAAGAGGACACTctcaaaagtgaaaaagaaaatgctgaAAAG ATTGTGAGTAATATTGAAGATTTGAAGCACTCTGTAGAAGAGAAGGCCTCTGCTGTTAAGAAGGCTGAAGAAGGAGCAGCTGATCTGAAAAAGAGGGCTGAGGAGCTTTCTAAGAATTTGGAGGAGAATGAAAATGATTACCAG GGTGTATTAGCTGGCAAAAGCAGTGGAAATGAGGAGAAATGCCTTGAAGATCAACTTGGTGATGCTAAGGTTGCTGTTGGGAGTGCTGAAACTGAATTGAAAcagttgaaaacaaaaataatccaTTGCGAGAAGGAGCTGAAAGAGAAAACACATCAATTAATGTCAAAGCGTGAAGAAGCTGTTTCTGTAGAGAATGAGCTTAATGCTAGAAGAAAGGATGTGGAGAATGTTAAAACGGCATTGGAGTCTCTTCCATGTAAAGAGGGACAGATGGAGGCTTTACAAAAG GATCGTGCATCTGAGTTGGAGCGGGTTCAAAAGTTGAAGGATGAAATACGCAATCTGTCAGGACAACTGGCAAATGTTGAGTTCACATACCGTGACCCTGTGAAGAATTTTGATAGGTCAAAGGTAAAAGGTGTGATTGCAAAACTCATCAAAGTAAAGGATAGCTCCACAATGACTGCCTTAGAG GTTACTGCTGGTGGAAAGTTGTTTAATGTTGTTGCAGACACAGAAAATACTGGAAAACAACTGCTTCAGAATGGCAACCTTCGAAGAAGAGTTACAATTATACCTTTGAATAAAATACAGTCCCACACTGTCCCCAGTAGGGTTCAACATGCTGCTGTTAGATTG GTTGGCAAGGAGAATGCAGAACTGGCGCTCTCTTTGGTTGGTTATGAGGAGGAATTGAAG GGTGCTATGGAATATGTATTTGGTTCGACCTTTGTTTGCAAGACCATTGATGCTGCAAAGGAG GTTGCTTTCAATAGGGAAATTCACACCCCGAGTGTCACTCTTGAAGGTGATATATTTCAGCCGAGCGGTCTTTTGACTGGTGGAAGCCGCAA GGGTGGTGGTGATTTGTTAAGGCAACTTCATCATTTGGCAGAGGCTGAATCAAAGCTTTCTACACATCAAAAAAGGTTGTCTGAAATTGAAGCGAAG ATTGCAGAGCTCCTGCCTCTTCAGAAAAAGTTCATGGACCTTAAAGCACAGTTGGAGCTTAAATCGTATGACCTTAAATTATTTGAAGGCAGGGCTGAGCAAAATGAGCATCATAAG CTTGGTGAAATAGTGAAGAGGATTGAGCAGGAGCTTGAAGAAGCAAAATCGGCGGCTAAAGAAAAGCAACTTTTGTATGAAAAATGTGTAAATGCAGTTTCTTTGCTTGAGAAATCTATCAAAGAGCATGATAATAATCGGGAGGGCAGGCTCAAggatttggagaaaaaaattaaggctATTAAAACTCAAATGCAGTCATCTTCCAAAGCTCTCAAG GGGCATGAAAATGAGAAGGAGAGGCTTGTTATGGAAATGGAAGCTGTTGTTGAGGAACGTGCATCCTTAGAGACTCAACTAGCTTCTTTGAGAACACAAATCGACAGTCTCACTTCAGAAgtagaagaacaaaaatccaag GTTGCTGCCACAAGGAATAAACATGATCAGGTGCAATCTGAGCTAAATCTGATCCGTTCGAAGATGAAGGAATGTGATTCCCAAATCAGTTGTATTCTTAAGGAGCAGGCAAAActtcaacataaaattagtgagACTAATCTTGAgaggaagaaaatggaaaatgag GTAAAACGAATGGAGATGGAACAGAAAGATTGCTCAACAAAAGTAGACAAACTGATTGAGAAGCATGCCTGGATTGCATCTGAGAAACTGTTATTTGGAAGAAGTGGGACTGATTATGATTTTGCATCTCGTGATCCTATTAAGGCAAGGGAAGAACTTGAGAAACTGCAGGCCGATCAATCAGG CCTTGAGAAAAGGGTGAACAAGAAAGTAATGGCAATGTTTGAGAAAGCAGAAGATGAGTACAATGAGTTGATGTCTAAGAAAAACATCATTGAG AATGACAAGTCCAAAATAAAGAAGGTAATTGAAGAGCTagatgagaagaagaaggaaacaCTAAAAGTTACTTGGGTTAAAGTTAACAA TGACTTCGGATCCATCTTCTCTACCCTATTACCGGGAACCATGGCAAAGTTAGAACCTCCTGAAGGATGCAGCTTCCTTGATGGTCTTGAGGTTCGTGTTGCATTTGGAGGTGTTTGGAAACAATCCCTGTCAGAACTCAGTGGAGGTCAACGATCTCTGCTTGCATTATCTCTAATCTTGGCACTGCTCCTTTTTAAACCAGCTCCACTTTACATATTGGATGAG GTCGATGCAGCTCTCGATCTAAGCCACACACAGAACATTGGGCGAATGATAAAAGCTCACTTCCCACATTCACAG ttTATTGTGGTCTCGTTAAAAGAAGGCATGTTCAACAATGCTAATGTTCTTTTCCGGACAAAATTTGTGGATGGTGTTTCCACCGTTCAAAGGACTGTTGCGGCTAAGTAG
- the LOC132180274 gene encoding NADPH-dependent aldo-keto reductase, chloroplastic, producing MRSNQVRLNCGITMPSIGLGTYSSQNDSETTELAIHMALKMGYRLFDTAKIYGSEPAVGKALTDAIHDGTVDRGDIFVTSKLWGSDHHDPVSGLKQTLRKMGMEYVDMYLVHWPVKLKPWACDAVPKEEDFEPLDLESTWAGMEKCLDMGLCRCIGVSNFSSKKIQRLLDFASVPPAVNQVEMHPMWRQSKLRETCADHKIHVSAYSPLGGPGNAWGSTAVVDHPLIQSIALKHLATPAQVALKWGLSKGSSVIVKSFNHDRMKENMGCFDLKLNDQELLAIDKLEERKIMRGEFLVNETTSPYRTIHDLWDDEI from the exons atgaggagCAATCAGGTGCGGTTGAACTGTGGTATAACAATGCCTTCCATTGGACTAGGCACTTATTCCTCCCAAAATGACAGTGAGACGACAGAGCTAGCCATTCATATGGCCCTCAAg ATGGGTTACAGGCTTTTTGATACAGCAAAAATCTATGGTTCAGAGCCAGCTGTGGGGAAAGCTTTGACAGATGCAATTCATGATGGGACGGTAGACAGAGGAGACATTTTTGTTACATCTAAACTCTGGGGGAGTGATCACCACGACCCTGTTTCAGGCCTCAAGCAAACTCTGCG GAAGATGGGGATGGAATATGTGGACATGTACCTGGTGCACTGGCCAGTGAAGTTGAAGCCGTGGGCTTGTGATGCCGTCCCCAAAGAGGAGGACTTTGAACCGTTGGATCTTGAGTCCACCTGGGCTGGGATGGAGAAGTGCCTCGACATGGGGCTGTGCAGATGCATTGGTGTCAGCAATTTCTCCAGCAAGAAGATCCAACGGCTGCTAGATTTTGCTTCTGTACCTCCGGCCGTCAATCAG GTGGAAATGCATCCAATGTGGAGGCAAAGCAAGCTCCGAGAGACGTGTGCGGATCACAAAATCCACGTAAGTGCGTATTCACCGCTAGGTGGGCCCGGGAATGCATGGGGATCAACAGCTGTGGTAGATCACCCACTCATCCAATCCATTGCTCTTAAACACCTAGCAACCCCAGCTCAG GTTGCTCTAAAATGGGGATTATCGAAAGGATCAAGCGTGATCGTGAAGAGCTTCAATCATGATAGGATGAAGGAGAACATGGGGTGCTTTGATCTCAAGTTGAACGATCAAGAACTCCTTGCCATCGACAAGTTGGAAGAGAGGAAGATCATGAGAGGGGAGTTTCTTGTTAATGAAACAACAAGCCCATACAGGACAATTCATGATCTCTGGGATGATGAAATTTAA
- the LOC132183370 gene encoding uncharacterized protein LOC132183370: MVYELLRTATDAPLTSTPVWARDFSSSEELITEFCRECRIVRKGLAGDLKKAMKDGKPIIIEGIHLDPSIYLMDDENKTLANMLEKSKEANHVSVTCDDSTATEIENNSSSVNGYDSKKSNCSGHVSSEEGSSANQLNKVSDTLESINLARSVSGSKGETLKDTETGGNSAVRKEKSGAEPIIVPIVLKMSEFDHKALLEEWISTRIFKDKCLVQDKDKLIANLKIIQDYLCSFKSQGLTVVNISPTTFPQTLDWLHSYLLQCIEQGISSNSNEKETRPAEN; encoded by the exons ATGGTGTATGAATTGCTACGAACAGCGACAGA TGCACCATTGACATCTACTCCAGTATGGGCCCGAGACTTCAGCTCCTCTGAGGAGTTGATCACTGAATTTTGTAGAGAATGCAGAATTGTTCGTAAAG GTTTGGCTGGTGATTTGAAGAAAGCTATGAAAGATGGGAAGCCAATTATAATTGAG GGAATACATTTAGATCCAAGCATTTATTTGATGGATGACGAAAATAAGACATTAGCTAACATGCTGGAAAAATCTAAAGAGGCTAATCATGTATCTGTGACATGTGATGATAGTACTGCAACAGAGATTGAAAACAATTCTAGTAGTGTTAATGGATATGACAGTAAAAAGAGCAATTGTTCTGGGCATGTGAGCTCAGAAGAAGGGAGTTCTGCTAATCAGCTGAATAAAGTCTCGGATACTCTGGAGTCTATCAACCTAGCAAGAAGTGTGTCCGGGAGCAAAG GTGAAACTCTTAAAGATACAGAGACTGGTGGAAATAGTGCTGTTAGGAAGGAGAAGTCTGGTGCTGAACCAATAATTGTACCTATAGTTCTGAAGATGTCTGAATTTGATCATAAG GCATTACTAGAGGAGTGGATCTCGACTCGTATATTTAAGGATAAATGTCTAGTCCAG GATAAAGATAAGCTAATAGCCAACTTAAAAATCATTCAGGACTATCTTTGCTCGTTCAAGTCACAG GGTTTGACGGTTGTCAATATATCACCAACGACATTCCCACAAACACTGGATTGGCTGCACAGTTATCTTCTTCAG TGTATTGAGCAGGGCATTTCATCTAATTCCAACGAAAAGGAGACACGACCAGCTGAAAATTAG
- the LOC132182026 gene encoding NADPH-dependent aldo-keto reductase, chloroplastic-like encodes GYRLFDTAKIYGSEPAVGKALTDAIHDGTVDRGDIFVTSKLWGSDHHDPVSGLKQTLRKMGMEYVDMYLVHWPVKLKPWACDAVPKEEDFEPLDLESTWAGMEKCLDMGLCRCIGVSNFSSKKIQRLLDFASVPPAVNQVEMHPMWRQSKLRETCADHKIHVSAYSPLGGPGNAWGSTAVVDHPLIQSIALKHRATPAQVALKWGLSKGSSVIVKSFNHDRMKENMGCFDLKLNDQELLAIDKLEERKIMRGEFLVNETTSPYRTIHDLWDDEI; translated from the exons GGTTACAGGCTTTTTGATACAGCAAAAATCTATGGTTCAGAGCCAGCTGTGGGGAAAGCTTTGACAGATGCAATTCATGATGGGACGGTAGACAGAGGAGACATTTTTGTTACATCTAAACTCTGGGGGAGTGATCACCACGACCCTGTTTCAGGCCTCAAGCAAACTCTGCG GAAGATGGGGATGGAATATGTGGACATGTACCTGGTGCACTGGCCAGTGAAGTTGAAGCCGTGGGCCTGTGATGCCGTCCCCAAAGAGGAGGACTTTGAACCGTTGGATCTTGAGTCCACCTGGGCTGGGATGGAGAAGTGCCTCGACATGGGGCTGTGCAGATGCATTGGTGTCAGCAATTTCTCCAGCAAGAAGATCCAACGGCTGCTAGATTTTGCTTCTGTACCTCCGGCCGTCAATCAG GTGGAAATGCATCCAATGTGGAGGCAAAGCAAGCTCCGAGAGACGTGTGCGGATCACAAAATCCACGTAAGTGCGTATTCACCGCTAGGTGGGCCCGGGAATGCATGGGGATCAACAGCTGTGGTAGATCACCCACTCATCCAATCCATTGCTCTTAAACACCGAGCAACCCCAGCTCAG GTTGCTCTAAAATGGGGATTATCGAAAGGATCAAGCGTGATCGTGAAGAGCTTCAATCATGATAGGATGAAGGAGAACATGGGGTGCTTTGATCTCAAGTTGAACGATCAAGAACTCCTTGCCATCGACAAGTTGGAAGAGAGGAAGATCATGAGGGGGGAGTTTCTTGTTAATGAAACAACAAGCCCATACAGGACAATTCATGATCTCTGGGATGATGAAATTTAA